The proteins below are encoded in one region of Anaerolineales bacterium:
- a CDS encoding DUF4126 domain-containing protein has protein sequence MDIFSAFGLSASAGLNAYIPLLIVGLLARYTDAIKLNAPWDTLTDPWVLLVLAVLLLIEILADKIPAVNHINDGLQTIVRPIAGAIVFAASAHVISDIHPAIAMICGLFVAGAVHGAKALAIRPAVTATTGGTANPVVSTVEDVIATVLSIVAILVPVILGALICIVTAWIIWLILRKINRDARQT, from the coding sequence ATGGACATCTTTTCGGCTTTCGGGTTGTCGGCCAGCGCGGGGCTGAACGCCTACATTCCCCTGCTGATCGTCGGCCTGCTGGCCCGCTACACCGACGCGATCAAACTCAACGCCCCGTGGGACACGCTGACCGACCCGTGGGTCCTGCTGGTGCTGGCCGTTCTGCTGTTGATCGAAATTTTGGCCGACAAAATTCCAGCGGTGAACCACATCAACGACGGCCTGCAGACGATCGTCCGGCCCATCGCCGGCGCGATCGTCTTCGCCGCCAGCGCGCACGTCATCAGCGACATCCATCCCGCGATCGCGATGATCTGCGGGCTGTTCGTCGCCGGTGCGGTCCACGGCGCGAAGGCGCTGGCGATCCGCCCCGCCGTAACCGCCACAACCGGCGGGACCGCCAATCCGGTGGTCAGCACCGTAGAAGACGTCATCGCCACCGTCTTGTCGATCGTCGCCATCCTGGTTCCCGTGATCCTCGGAGCCCTGATCTGCATCGTCACGGCCTGGATCATCTGGCTGATCCTGAGGAAAATCAACCGCGACGCCAGACAAACCTGA
- a CDS encoding DUF2085 domain-containing protein, which produces MPPEASPPPLRNLLQRIRRIPAWRLLLLAVVALILLAGLAASPPGLLGKADAIGYAVCHRIELRSLHLGDRPLPLCARCMGTFLGTIVGALILIAGGRGRSAVWPSRGILFALAVPVLLWGVDGFNSYVSLFPRFPHLYPPSNFLRMTTGTLLGLAMAVVFLPAVNQSLWKSPSAVPVLRNFRELFGYFLAAPILIGLVMPENPILLYPFALLSVAGILFLLTGVYLSLLLMVLRRENQAETWHDAWPAVAGGFALGLLQIYAIDIVRFQITHTWGGFGIGG; this is translated from the coding sequence TTGCCGCCGGAAGCTTCGCCGCCTCCCCTCCGCAACTTGCTCCAGCGGATCCGCCGCATCCCGGCTTGGCGCCTGCTTTTGCTTGCCGTGGTAGCGCTCATCCTCCTGGCCGGATTGGCGGCTTCCCCGCCGGGATTGCTCGGCAAGGCGGATGCGATCGGGTACGCCGTATGCCACCGCATCGAACTGCGTTCCCTGCACTTGGGAGACCGTCCGCTTCCGCTGTGCGCCCGCTGTATGGGAACCTTCCTGGGGACGATCGTCGGCGCTCTGATCCTGATCGCGGGCGGACGGGGCCGCTCCGCGGTCTGGCCGTCGCGCGGAATCCTCTTCGCGCTGGCCGTCCCCGTGCTGCTTTGGGGGGTGGATGGCTTCAACTCCTATGTTTCCCTCTTCCCCCGGTTCCCGCACCTCTATCCGCCGAGCAATTTTCTGCGGATGACGACCGGAACGCTCCTCGGGCTGGCGATGGCGGTGGTGTTCCTGCCGGCTGTGAATCAAAGCCTGTGGAAATCGCCATCCGCCGTGCCCGTCCTCCGGAATTTCCGGGAGCTTTTTGGTTATTTCCTCGCCGCCCCGATCCTGATTGGCTTGGTCATGCCGGAGAATCCGATTTTGCTTTATCCGTTCGCCCTCCTCAGCGTTGCCGGCATTCTTTTCCTTTTAACCGGCGTTTATCTTTCGCTGTTGTTGATGGTCCTCCGCAGGGAAAATCAGGCGGAGACCTGGCACGACGCCTGGCCGGCGGTCGCCGGCGGATTTGCCCTGGGACTGCTTCAGATCTACGCCATCGACATCGTCCGTTTCCAAATCACCCACACCTGGGGGGGCTTCGGGATAGGGGGATAA
- a CDS encoding adenylosuccinate synthase, with protein MPLHIIIGAQWGDEGKGRILDAIAAEAAVVARFAGGDNAGHTVAAGGKIFRLHLVPSGIVHPRPLCILGSGMVINPQRLLAEMAALREQGVVCNPDRIRISHAAHLLTPLHIELDRAEEATRENRIGTTGRGIGPAFSEKSARCGLRAELLASPEECAEKIKSQILRGNRILEKLYSRPPLDAEAVAASFFEYARTLGPYVADTSALVAEALGRGETVLAEGAQGTLLDLDQGTYPFVTSSNTGLAGVFSGLGVGARALGRVIGVVKAFQTRVGEGPFPTEEAGEIGDRLRGTGSMPWDEYGTTTRRPRRCGWLDLMLLRYSVRQNGLTELVLTKLDILSGLNPVRLCGAYLRDGKKYHELPMGLSGLGAFQPVYEDLPGWEADIRKIRKKEDLPEAARKYIERIEREAGVPVSLVSVGSEREDIIPWK; from the coding sequence ATGCCATTGCATATCATCATTGGCGCGCAATGGGGCGACGAGGGGAAGGGGCGCATCCTGGACGCGATCGCCGCCGAAGCGGCGGTGGTGGCGCGCTTCGCCGGGGGCGACAACGCCGGACACACCGTCGCGGCCGGCGGAAAAATTTTCCGCCTGCACCTCGTCCCCTCCGGGATCGTGCATCCCCGGCCGCTCTGCATTTTAGGGAGCGGCATGGTGATCAACCCGCAGCGCCTTTTGGCGGAGATGGCCGCCTTGCGCGAGCAGGGCGTGGTCTGCAACCCGGACCGGATTCGCATCTCCCATGCGGCACACCTGCTGACGCCGCTTCACATCGAGCTGGACCGGGCGGAGGAAGCCACACGGGAAAATCGGATCGGAACCACGGGGCGCGGAATCGGCCCCGCCTTTTCCGAAAAGAGCGCGCGCTGCGGGCTGCGGGCGGAATTGCTGGCATCGCCGGAGGAATGCGCCGAGAAGATCAAATCCCAGATCCTTCGCGGAAACCGGATCCTGGAAAAATTATACAGCCGGCCTCCCTTGGACGCGGAGGCGGTTGCCGCGTCGTTCTTTGAATACGCCCGGACGCTCGGTCCTTACGTCGCCGACACGTCGGCGTTGGTGGCGGAGGCGCTCGGCAGGGGCGAGACGGTGCTGGCGGAAGGCGCCCAAGGGACGTTGCTGGACCTTGACCAGGGGACCTACCCGTTTGTGACGAGCTCCAACACCGGCTTGGCCGGAGTCTTCTCCGGATTGGGAGTCGGCGCCCGCGCCCTCGGCCGGGTGATCGGCGTGGTCAAAGCCTTTCAAACCCGCGTCGGAGAGGGTCCGTTTCCGACCGAAGAGGCCGGGGAGATCGGGGATCGGCTGCGGGGAACCGGATCGATGCCCTGGGACGAATACGGCACTACAACGCGGCGGCCGCGGCGCTGCGGCTGGCTCGACCTGATGTTGTTGCGCTATTCGGTCCGGCAAAACGGGCTGACCGAATTGGTGCTTACCAAACTCGATATCCTCAGCGGGTTGAATCCGGTCCGGCTGTGCGGTGCCTACCTGCGGGACGGAAAAAAATACCACGAGCTGCCGATGGGGCTTTCCGGACTCGGGGCTTTCCAGCCGGTGTACGAGGATCTTCCCGGTTGGGAAGCCGACATCCGAAAAATCCGGAAGAAGGAAGACCTGCCAGAGGCGGCGCGGAAGTACATCGAAAGGATCGAGCGGGAAGCCGGCGTTCCGGTATCGCTCGTGTCCGTCGGATCGGAACGGGAGGACATCATCCCCTGGAAATGA
- a CDS encoding LCP family protein, whose translation MASYLPTPKSKRPKPAKAPEPAEPVAAAPEVSAEQPALPQKPVRRKSRLPDWAKGALTTLALALLAFSGIFSFLSVENFFASGMVDINIFNPSGGESTPLPLGVTPTVEIPAYNYKPWNEVDRVTILALGLDARDWGPEANSAAARSDTMLVLSMDPIAKTAAMLSIPRDLYVDIPGYGFDKINKAYFLAEKDRLPIGGPGLAIQTVENLLGLPIDYYAVVDFNSFTTFVDTIGGIDVYVPFDNMVIDPIGDEDVKELFFGWNHLSGSEALAFARSRSTEGGDFDRGSRTMQVILAIRDKILTLDMVPKLILEAGNLYEQLAGGIKTNLTLEQIVQLALVAKDVPRQKIPYAVIDESCLLAVETFGEEDVLIPNLEKVRELRNTLFSSGGVLGYASPPADLASLALKENAKIEIVNGSGTDGLAGATRDWLVRHGFSEANITATTATAEQMNYYPFYTLITDYSGRPYTVRLLYELMGLSATNLKTDIRFDNPVDVQIFLRYDWTIPD comes from the coding sequence ATGGCATCTTACCTGCCCACACCGAAATCCAAACGACCCAAGCCGGCCAAGGCCCCCGAACCGGCCGAGCCGGTTGCGGCCGCGCCGGAGGTTTCGGCGGAACAGCCCGCCCTCCCGCAGAAGCCCGTCCGCCGCAAAAGCCGCCTGCCCGATTGGGCCAAAGGCGCGCTGACCACGCTGGCCCTGGCGCTGTTGGCCTTCTCCGGGATATTCTCCTTCTTATCCGTTGAGAATTTTTTCGCCAGCGGGATGGTGGATATCAATATTTTTAATCCAAGCGGCGGAGAAAGCACCCCGCTTCCCCTCGGCGTCACCCCCACGGTCGAGATTCCGGCTTACAACTACAAACCCTGGAACGAGGTCGACCGGGTGACGATCCTGGCTCTCGGTTTGGACGCGCGGGATTGGGGGCCCGAAGCCAATTCCGCCGCCGCGCGCTCCGACACTATGCTCGTTCTGTCTATGGATCCGATCGCCAAAACCGCGGCCATGCTTTCCATTCCGCGCGACCTGTATGTCGATATCCCCGGATACGGATTCGACAAGATCAACAAGGCGTATTTCTTGGCCGAAAAGGACCGCCTGCCGATCGGCGGGCCCGGCCTGGCGATCCAGACGGTGGAGAACCTGCTCGGCTTGCCGATCGACTACTACGCGGTGGTGGATTTTAATTCGTTCACCACCTTCGTCGACACCATCGGCGGCATCGACGTCTATGTGCCCTTCGACAACATGGTCATCGATCCGATCGGCGACGAAGACGTGAAGGAGCTGTTCTTCGGCTGGAACCACCTGAGCGGGTCGGAGGCGCTGGCCTTCGCCCGGTCGCGCTCGACCGAAGGCGGCGATTTCGACCGCGGCTCGCGGACGATGCAGGTGATCCTCGCCATCCGGGACAAGATCCTGACCTTGGACATGGTTCCCAAGTTGATCTTGGAGGCGGGCAACCTTTACGAGCAGCTCGCTGGGGGGATCAAGACCAACCTCACCCTGGAGCAGATCGTCCAACTGGCCTTGGTCGCCAAGGACGTTCCGCGCCAAAAAATCCCCTACGCGGTGATCGACGAATCCTGCCTGCTGGCGGTGGAAACCTTCGGCGAGGAAGATGTGTTGATCCCGAATCTGGAGAAGGTCCGCGAACTGCGCAACACCCTGTTCTCCTCGGGCGGCGTCCTCGGCTACGCCTCGCCTCCCGCGGACCTCGCTTCGCTCGCGCTAAAAGAGAACGCCAAAATTGAAATCGTCAACGGCTCCGGAACCGACGGTCTGGCGGGGGCGACAAGGGACTGGCTCGTGCGCCACGGCTTCTCCGAAGCCAACATCACCGCCACGACCGCGACCGCGGAGCAGATGAATTACTACCCGTTCTACACCCTGATCACCGATTACTCGGGCAGGCCGTATACCGTCCGCCTGTTATACGAGCTGATGGGGTTATCCGCGACCAACTTGAAAACCGACATCCGCTTCGACAATCCGGTGGACGTTCAGATCTTCCTGCGATACGATTGGACGATACCGGATTAG
- a CDS encoding class D sortase: protein MSPREPHDLSIEELERLLSAKRQAARRDRIRRFGRSGRAVFTEPPAPPAGPPSVPEKSAPPAARKNLLDRLLLGVEIGAVIVLGLVVLQFVFRLQDLNRDSLARILSETPSATPLITAVVLPSGHTPPDSPGGPAVNEEEIPADLRPQMQSYLSLAIPTRGPEQPLRLDLPSIGKTNMPVVQGDGWEQLKQGVGHHIGSANPGTTGNVVLSAHNDIFGELFRDLDRLQPGDEAVVYTATQKFAYRVVAIRIVEPTDVSVLAPTGRPTLTLISCYPYMVDTQRIVVTAELASY from the coding sequence ATGAGCCCCCGCGAACCGCACGATCTTTCGATCGAGGAGTTGGAACGGCTGCTGTCGGCCAAGCGTCAGGCCGCTCGGCGCGACAGAATCCGCCGTTTTGGACGGTCGGGGCGCGCGGTTTTCACCGAGCCTCCCGCTCCGCCCGCCGGACCGCCCTCCGTTCCGGAAAAAAGCGCCCCGCCCGCCGCCCGCAAAAACCTCCTCGACCGCCTGCTTCTCGGCGTGGAAATCGGCGCGGTGATCGTTCTCGGACTGGTCGTCCTGCAATTCGTGTTCCGCCTGCAGGATCTGAACCGCGATTCCCTCGCCCGGATCCTCTCCGAAACCCCCTCGGCCACCCCGCTGATCACCGCCGTGGTCCTTCCGTCGGGGCACACGCCCCCCGATTCCCCCGGCGGGCCGGCCGTCAACGAGGAAGAAATCCCCGCCGACCTGCGCCCGCAGATGCAATCCTACCTCTCGCTTGCCATTCCAACCCGCGGGCCGGAACAGCCCCTCCGGCTGGATCTGCCGAGCATCGGTAAAACCAACATGCCGGTAGTCCAAGGCGATGGGTGGGAACAACTTAAGCAGGGGGTGGGCCATCATATCGGCAGCGCCAATCCGGGCACCACCGGCAACGTCGTGCTGTCCGCCCACAACGACATTTTCGGCGAACTGTTCCGTGACCTGGACCGCCTTCAACCCGGCGATGAGGCCGTCGTCTATACCGCCACTCAGAAATTCGCCTACCGGGTCGTCGCGATCCGGATCGTCGAACCCACCGACGTTTCCGTCCTGGCTCCGACCGGACGCCCGACCCTGACCCTGATTTCCTGCTACCCGTACATGGTCGATACCCAGCGGATCGTCGTTACCGCTGAACTGGCTTCGTATTAG
- a CDS encoding ribonuclease HII, whose translation MPTPIRTPAPTLSRERRLLRRGFLQVAGLDEAGRGAWAGPLAAGAVILPLNRPAARSNLSGVRDSKQLTPLQRATAADAIRTAAVAWAVGWASAVEVDRIGPLRATRLAMLRAVSALRIPPDHLLIDYLLLPESDLPQTAVFHGDSLSLSIAAASILAKTWRDSKMDDLSRIYPGYGFDRHKGYGTGAHTERLARLGVCPEHRRSYAPIRRALAGSPV comes from the coding sequence ATGCCAACCCCGATCCGCACTCCCGCCCCGACTCTTAGCCGGGAACGCCGCCTGCTTCGCCGGGGATTTCTGCAGGTGGCGGGGCTCGACGAAGCCGGACGGGGGGCTTGGGCCGGTCCGCTCGCGGCCGGTGCGGTGATTCTTCCCCTGAACCGCCCTGCCGCGCGCTCCAATCTCTCCGGCGTCCGCGATTCGAAGCAGCTCACGCCTCTGCAAAGGGCGACGGCCGCCGATGCCATCCGCACGGCGGCCGTCGCCTGGGCCGTCGGCTGGGCGTCCGCCGTGGAGGTGGACCGAATCGGTCCGCTCCGGGCGACGCGCTTGGCGATGCTCCGCGCCGTCTCCGCCTTACGGATCCCCCCGGACCACCTGCTGATCGACTACCTGCTCCTGCCCGAATCCGATCTGCCGCAAACCGCCGTGTTCCACGGCGATTCCCTCTCGCTCTCGATCGCCGCGGCGTCGATCCTCGCCAAAACCTGGCGCGATTCCAAGATGGACGACCTCTCGCGGATCTATCCGGGGTACGGATTCGACCGGCACAAGGGCTACGGCACCGGGGCCCATACCGAGCGGCTGGCCCGGCTGGGCGTCTGCCCGGAGCACCGCCGCTCGTATGCTCCGATCCGGCGCGCGCTGGCAGGCTCTCCGGTATAA
- a CDS encoding glycosyltransferase family 2 protein, with amino-acid sequence MADSSAPPWLSVIIPALNEERRLPATLAKLREYLEKQAFSHDVWVVDNGSTDRTPDLVREQARGWPCLRLIRNPVRGKGSAVRAGMLQAGGKYRFLCDADLSMPVEEFERFYPPRLSDADVAIGSREAAGARRFHEPEYRHLTGRVFSLAVKLLVMRGFEDTQCGFKCFRDSAAEDLFSRQRFNGWSFDVEVLYLARRRGMRICEVPISWYYQSDSRIRLFSDSLRMFLDLIRIRWYDLRGIYANPDPHSRPDS; translated from the coding sequence ATGGCCGACTCCTCCGCCCCCCCCTGGCTTTCCGTCATCATCCCCGCCCTCAACGAGGAGCGTCGCCTGCCCGCCACCCTGGCGAAGCTTCGCGAGTATCTCGAGAAGCAGGCTTTCTCCCACGACGTCTGGGTGGTGGATAACGGCAGCACCGACCGCACGCCCGACTTGGTCCGCGAGCAGGCGCGCGGATGGCCTTGTCTGCGGTTGATCCGCAATCCCGTGCGCGGGAAGGGGTCGGCGGTGCGGGCGGGAATGCTCCAGGCCGGGGGGAAATACCGCTTCCTGTGCGACGCCGACCTTTCGATGCCGGTGGAGGAATTCGAGCGGTTCTATCCGCCGCGACTCTCGGACGCGGACGTCGCCATCGGGTCGCGCGAGGCGGCCGGCGCCCGCCGGTTTCACGAGCCTGAGTACCGACACCTCACCGGACGGGTGTTCTCCTTGGCGGTCAAGCTGCTCGTCATGCGCGGGTTTGAAGACACCCAGTGCGGCTTTAAATGCTTCCGTGATTCCGCGGCGGAGGACCTCTTTTCGCGCCAACGCTTCAACGGCTGGTCCTTCGACGTCGAAGTCCTTTACCTCGCCCGCCGGCGCGGCATGCGGATCTGCGAGGTGCCCATCTCCTGGTACTATCAATCCGACAGCCGGATCCGGCTGTTCAGCGATTCCCTGCGGATGTTCCTGGATCTGATCCGAATCCGCTGGTACGACCTGCGCGGAATATATGCCAACCCCGATCCGCACTCCCGCCCCGACTCTTAG